The stretch of DNA CATATCCCTGTCCTTGATTCTGAGGATCAACTGCAATATTTTTAATTTCAAGTATTCCATTATCTTCATCAGTAACGACACATTCAGCTTTTACATTACCATCTTCAAGTACATACATAGTACCTTTTTCAAGATAGTGATCAATCATATTTTCCTGCTCATCAGCTAATAACAATAATGCTATAAATTGCTTTTTATTCTCATTCACTTCTCGGATTTTCATATTTATTACTCCGTCAAACTTGAATTTCTATTTGTGTTGCCATGTCATTACATAATCTTTTTCTTCGGTAGCCTCATCTAAGCCACTATGCTGAATCTCAAATCCTTCTCTCTTATAAAAAGATATTGCCCGTGCGTTCTTTTGGTATACGTTCAAGTACAACTTATTCATTTTATCCTTTGCATAATTCAGCAGAATTTTACCTAGACCCTGCGATTGCATTTCACCAGAAACAAAAATGCCCTCAACATATTCATCATTTAACCCTAGGGTTAAACTTAACTACTATTTTTTCTTTGCGATATAAAATACATAACTGTAATAATCTACTACTAATCTAAAATAAAGCGATTATAAGCTATCCTTTTTCCTGTGTTTGTTTTAAAGTTTTCATCTATACACTTTTTTATCTTTTCCTGTTCTTTTTCTTTATC from Blautia sp. SC05B48 encodes:
- a CDS encoding GNAT family N-acetyltransferase encodes the protein MKIREVNENKKQFIALLLLADEQENMIDHYLEKGTMYVLEDGNVKAECVVTDEDNGILEIKNIAVDPQNQGQGYGKALIDFLSSKYADEYSILQVGTGDSPLTVPFYEKCGFVRSHNIPNFFTDNYDHPIYECGVQLIDMVYLQRCL
- a CDS encoding GNAT family N-acetyltransferase, producing MQSQGLGKILLNYAKDKMNKLYLNVYQKNARAISFYKREGFEIQHSGLDEATEEKDYVMTWQHK